One genomic region from Pyxicephalus adspersus chromosome 1, UCB_Pads_2.0, whole genome shotgun sequence encodes:
- the TEKT2 gene encoding tektin-2 isoform X2: MISYSCPCISYVIVCTNMATLSLKPGSRFSVPDWHTNNALISTNAERQRSASHQIRQEARSLRNETNNQTKWNEHDNSTRLSDRIDEVEKWKQALDKCLTDVDTEIDALTLMKDEAERALQAKNVPLDTAIECLTLRESRRTIDLVKDLVEEELHKEVEVIEGIRKALQQKISEAFEQLCLLQESRQQLTWDERDKSETIEIDQTCLSLTKHSPNISLKVDPTRVSYGTTSPQEWEQFSHYNKERAEAEVRASAQLREAIALTIAQTKNELDAQRQAVEFAYRKRIHEFEKAHKELKWQEKNTKEEIEELEEDIRRLESDLREKTGPLNLAHIPLERCTYRPNVDLCRDQGRTGCPLQTSCSH; the protein is encoded by the exons TGATTGTCTGCACAAATATGGCCACTCTAAGCCTAAAACCTGGGAGCCGCTTTTCTGTACCAGACTGGCATACCAACAATGCTCTCATTTCCACAAATGCTGAAAGACAGCGTTCAGCTTCTCATCAGATTCGTCAGGAAGCCAGGAGTCTGCGTAATGAGACCAACAACCAG ACTAAATGGAATGAACATGATAATAGTACCCGCCTTTCTGATCGTATTGATGAAGTGGAGAAGTGGAAACAAGCACTGGATAAGTGTCTGACTGACGTCGATACAGAAATAGATGCTTTGACTTTG ATGAAAGATGAAGCAGAACGAGCCTTGCAAGCCAAGAATGTCCCTTTAGATACAGCCATAGAGTGCCTGACCCTCCGTGAAAGCCGAAGAACCATTGACTTGGTGAAAGACCTCGTTGAGGAAGAGTTACACAAGGAGGTGGAAGTGATTGAGGGGATTCGTAaagcattgcagcaaaagatcAGTGAAGCTTTTGAGCAGCTTTG CCTTTTGCAGGAATCACGTCAACAACTAACCTGGGATGAGAGAGACAAGTCTGAGACAATAGAAATAGATCAGACTTGCCTATCACTTACCAAGCATTCCCCAAACATCTCACTAAAAGTGGATCCAACTCGTGTTTCTTATGG GACAACCTCTCCTCAAGAATGGGAACAATTTAGCCATtacaacaaagagagagcagaagCCGAGGTCCGAGCCTCTGCCCAGTTGAGAGAAGCCATTGCTTTGACTATTGCACAG ACTAAGAATGAACTGGATGCTCAGAGACAAGCTGTGGAATTTGCTTACAGAAAGAGGATCCATGAATTTGAAAAAGCTCACAAAGAACTGAAGTGGCAAGAGAAAAAT ACTAAGGAGGAAATAGAGGAACTGGAGGAAGACATAAGACGTCTGGAGAGTGATCTTAGAGAGAAGACTGGACCTCTAAACCTAGCTCATATACCCCTTGAGAGGTGCACCTATAGACCCAATGTGGATCTTTGTAGGGACCAG GGACGCACTGGATGCCCTCTACAAACATCTTGCTCGCATTGA
- the TEKT2 gene encoding tektin-2 isoform X1 — protein MATLSLKPGSRFSVPDWHTNNALISTNAERQRSASHQIRQEARSLRNETNNQTKWNEHDNSTRLSDRIDEVEKWKQALDKCLTDVDTEIDALTLMKDEAERALQAKNVPLDTAIECLTLRESRRTIDLVKDLVEEELHKEVEVIEGIRKALQQKISEAFEQLCLLQESRQQLTWDERDKSETIEIDQTCLSLTKHSPNISLKVDPTRVSYGTTSPQEWEQFSHYNKERAEAEVRASAQLREAIALTIAQTKNELDAQRQAVEFAYRKRIHEFEKAHKELKWQEKNTKEEIEELEEDIRRLESDLREKTGPLNLAHIPLERCTYRPNVDLCRDQVQYGLTDEVQQLEGTITALKQKLAQSQDALDALYKHLARIEADIKCKENSLNLNNKCIDTRRKLTMPMEKYVPTMDSFNPTSNHHLSPLKSKQLELA, from the exons ATGGCCACTCTAAGCCTAAAACCTGGGAGCCGCTTTTCTGTACCAGACTGGCATACCAACAATGCTCTCATTTCCACAAATGCTGAAAGACAGCGTTCAGCTTCTCATCAGATTCGTCAGGAAGCCAGGAGTCTGCGTAATGAGACCAACAACCAG ACTAAATGGAATGAACATGATAATAGTACCCGCCTTTCTGATCGTATTGATGAAGTGGAGAAGTGGAAACAAGCACTGGATAAGTGTCTGACTGACGTCGATACAGAAATAGATGCTTTGACTTTG ATGAAAGATGAAGCAGAACGAGCCTTGCAAGCCAAGAATGTCCCTTTAGATACAGCCATAGAGTGCCTGACCCTCCGTGAAAGCCGAAGAACCATTGACTTGGTGAAAGACCTCGTTGAGGAAGAGTTACACAAGGAGGTGGAAGTGATTGAGGGGATTCGTAaagcattgcagcaaaagatcAGTGAAGCTTTTGAGCAGCTTTG CCTTTTGCAGGAATCACGTCAACAACTAACCTGGGATGAGAGAGACAAGTCTGAGACAATAGAAATAGATCAGACTTGCCTATCACTTACCAAGCATTCCCCAAACATCTCACTAAAAGTGGATCCAACTCGTGTTTCTTATGG GACAACCTCTCCTCAAGAATGGGAACAATTTAGCCATtacaacaaagagagagcagaagCCGAGGTCCGAGCCTCTGCCCAGTTGAGAGAAGCCATTGCTTTGACTATTGCACAG ACTAAGAATGAACTGGATGCTCAGAGACAAGCTGTGGAATTTGCTTACAGAAAGAGGATCCATGAATTTGAAAAAGCTCACAAAGAACTGAAGTGGCAAGAGAAAAAT ACTAAGGAGGAAATAGAGGAACTGGAGGAAGACATAAGACGTCTGGAGAGTGATCTTAGAGAGAAGACTGGACCTCTAAACCTAGCTCATATACCCCTTGAGAGGTGCACCTATAGACCCAATGTGGATCTTTGTAGGGACCAG gTACAGTATGGTTTGACAGATGAGGTCCAGCAGCTAGAGGGCACCATCACTGCATTAAAGCAAAAATTGGCTCAGTCACA GGACGCACTGGATGCCCTCTACAAACATCTTGCTCGCATTGAAGCAGATATCAAGTGTAAAGAAAACTCCCTAAACTTGAACAACAAATGCATTGATACCCGCCGGAAGCTCACTATGCCTATGGAGAAGTATGTTCCAACTATGGATTCCTTCAACCCAACCTCCAATCATCATCTATCACCCTTAAAAAGTAAACAGCTGGAACTAGCTTGA
- the ADPRS gene encoding ADP-ribosylhydrolase ARH3 codes for MMSVPVHRFRGALLGALMGDCIGAMFEGLDVVTSYVKRVLDGLDKDGKQRVLSYTEDTAMTRSMVQSFLEKKDFNAEDLADRFTKEYFSEPDRGYGAGVINVFEKLCSGEFSNVFTPAKEQFNGKGSYGNGAAMRAVAIPLAFSNVVDVIEFAKTSAKLTHASSLGYNGAILQALAVHYALQGEQSRDSFISHLLDHMTEVEGDEKSRTDAVELELGEFPYCKKLKKIKEFLDKGCVPQEDVVEHLGNGIAALESVPTAIYSFLRCMDPVEDLPSEFNSLQRTLAYCFLLGGDTDTIATMAGAIAGAYHGESQVPHKWKLKSEGYKDAEKWAEELHQLYLSRLSS; via the exons ATGATGTCGGTGCCTGTGCACCGCTTCCGGGGGGCTCTGCTGGGTGCGCTGATGGGGGACTGCATAGGTGCCATGTTTGAGGGACTGGACGTGGTGACTTCCTATGTAAAGCGAGTATTGGACGGTCTGGACAAAGATGGAAAGCAGAGAG TTCTATCATACACAGAAGACACAGCAATGACAAGATCAATGGTGCAGtctttcttagaaaaaaaagattttaatgcaGAAGATCTAGCAGACAG GTTTACCAAGGAATACTTCAGTGAGCCAGACCGTGGATATGGTGCTGGGGTCATCAATGTGTTTGAGAAGCTTTGCAGTGGAGAATTCAGCAATGTCTTCACTCCAGCCAAGGAGCAGTTCAATGGGAAGGGTTCTTATGGAAATGGAGCAGCAATGAGAGCCGTGGCCATTCCTTTGGCATTTTCCAATGTGGTTGATGTTATAGAG TTTGCTAAAACAAGTGCAAAACTTACTCACGCCTCCTCTTTGGGTTACAATGGAGCGATCCTTCAGGCACTGGCAGTGCACTATGCTCTGCAAGGAGAGCAGAGTCGGGATTCATTCATCAGCCATCTTCTGGATCACATGACTGAAGTAGAAGGTGATGAGAAGTCTAGAACTGATGCAGTGGA ATTGGAGCTGGGTGAATTTCCATACTGCAAGAAACTAAAGAAGATTAAGGAATTTTTAGATAAAGGATGTGTGCCACAGGAGGATGTAGTGGAGCATCTGG GTAATGGAATTGCTGCTTTGGAATCCGTTCCGACTGCTATATACTCATTCTTGCGCTGCATGGATCCAGTGGAAGACCTTCCATCAGAATTCAATAGCTTACAACGCACTCTTGCTTACTGCTTCTTGCTAGGAGGAGACACAGACACAATTGCTACTATGGCTGGAGCCATTGCAGGTGCCTATCATGGAGAGTCTCAAGTTCCTCATAAGTGGAAGTTAAAATCCGAGGGTTACAAAGATGCAGAAAAATGGGCTGAAGAACTGCATCAGCTGTACCTCTCTCGCCTTTCATCCTGA